The window CACTGCAAGGAAAAAACAAGAATTCTGgaatttttgtgttttgtttttccatacTACAGATTCATTTACTGTACATCCAGTTCTTCTTGGGTTGTGTAGTGGGACCATGAACATGAACAACTATGCCATATACATACTTCTATATCACCTTTAAGCTCTCATTTCCAATGATGCCCTGATTACATGCCATATAAAATTACAATACATACAATTACTGAACATAGTAATTAATGTACAATATACAGTTGcaatacacagtacacacatacaaaagtaCATTCAGAATTCATGGCTTCataaagaagacatttaaagtgaTTAAATGGAATCAGGCAGTTCACTTTCATTAGAAACGCCAGGCTATTCCATTTATATGGAGCATAATACTCAAATGCAGTTTTGCCTAATTCTGCCctaataaatgaaatatttaagaCCAAGAAATCACTAGTGTGACTGCTATAGTAATACGATTTAAAATTACTCAAGCTATAAGTTGCATTCTTTTAGTCCAAATTGAATAACGTGTTAGGCCTACTTCACGTATCTACTGCTTACATATTTTAAAGGACCAACTGTTATTTTGGACTGGACCTTCATGGCGGCTCTGTGTTGGATTGTGTGGCTGTACCAAATCCGAAACCAACTAACCTCTGTTAAATTGCACCATCTAGTGACTGACTGGGGATTAAGTCGCCTAAAACATCCTAATATTTTACTGGATGGAACAATAGGAACACGTACACTTTCatagtataaaataaaatgacaatgtaTCTATGTGAGCTCACCTTTTGCTCTTCTTCTGAAAATTAGGACACATTCTCAATGAAGCCACGCGTATAAGCCAAATCACATAACGGCTGAGAGCCGAAGATCTAAATCTAActaattaaacatttaaaattacaCTTTACATATCTGAGATGCACAATGTGTTGTGTCTTTTCTTTTATgttaagacaaagaaagaatTGGTGCATGTAAAAGCTTACAATGGAGAAGACAAACATTTTGCGCAAATATTCAGAACGACGCACCAGAGTGGATATAAATGAATCACACCACACGATTACAGTAGTTCTTCCCAAGGTGACCTATGTGACCTCGTGGCGCAACGGTAGCGTGTCTGACTCCAGATCAGAAGGTTGCGTGTTCAAATCACGTCGAGGTCAATTATTTGGTCGCCTGATGGAATTGGATATTGAGCAAGTGATGTACGATTAGGCGTTTCATTGTACGGTCTGCTGCTTGatctttcaaaaatataattgCATCGATATACAACAGTTATTTCAAGTTACAATTGCTTCAATTACAGGTTTCAGATATTTCCATGCTTAATTAATCCCAATCAATGTAAATTCAAATCAATAGTGCTGGCAGTataatttaaaaatacatttgctgTATGGAATGCACAGAGGTTTGTGAATCACTGTCAATcaaacatatgtgtgtgtgtgtgtatatatatatatatatacacacattatatatatatattagtgtaGGACTACAAATGGAGTAAAGAGTGTCATCTACAACCCCAAATATGATTTAAAATGCAACTCAGGAAAACAAATCTCAGTGCATCGCGAGTGGATTCTTCATGGTTTTCCTTTCCAGCTTCAAATCTGATTACAACACTTGTAAACAGTCTAATACCCATAGCTGTTATGGTGGATTAAGTTTCCACACAGTGCGATCTTCTGTCATGTTACCAAAGAGCAGGAAATTTaatttctttaacaaaaaaatgctTTAGTGCTTAATGCTTTAGGCTTACACCAGAATTAGAAACATGGAAACATTTCACTTAGAGCAATGCTTTTACTTGAAAAAAAACTATGCATTCTTGAAAAATGTTCAGCATTAATCTACCTTTTTGGTCCAGCTGACAGTtcccacattaaaaaaaacatccaggatTGTCACTATACAGGCTTATCCTTTCATCTGTAAGTCCAGTCGACCTTAGGTCTTTTCCTTTTcccttttgttttctgtctttaagACATTggcttcctctctcccctcacaTGCTCTTCTCTGCTTAAATGCTTCCTCACAATACAACTTGCAAGTCTCCCTCCCTCTATTACTTAGTccaagtccccccccccacctcttttctcttctctattCATGCCTGGCTGTTTCTCATCTTTCACTgcaacgcaacacacacacacacacacacacacacacacacacacgtcctcaGGAGTTGACTCACACAAGATGGTCCTTAGAAGCACCCAACATTTTTACAACAATGTCCTGATTGTACTCTGAAGCTCTCATTTTACACCAAACAGGTCAGTCGCTGCTGACACCAACTACCAGACTGTTAACTCTGCTTGTGACTAACAAAGATTTCTGACCTCAAAGGAGAGCTTGCATGCTTATGGGTCAGAGAAAATACTTCTACTTTCATTGTCACATTCCTTAAAATCTGCCTATATATTCTGTTTCATTCTATTCATTGTACCCCTTGATTCGAAATGCCAGGCGACTGAAAATGTCCTCATTGAGCGCTCACTAGTGGGAGGGATGGATGTGGGAGGACAACAGCACAGTCAGAAAGGAGCCTGTATTGAGCGGTTTGTTCAAGGGAGTATTATTACACTGAGAGAGCTCAAATGAAATGGCTGTAAACAAACCCCTGTTGCCCAAGTAACAAGTGAATGTCTCTCTGTCCAAAATCTCAGCTACTGCTGAGCAGACACACCAGGGTGGCACAGTGGTGGTAGGACAGATCATCTGGATACCAGCGTGGGTTAACCAGCAACAATGTGTccttttcagatattttttgtcacttgtgATGACAGCATCAGCTAGGAGtctgacatttaaataaatatacctatTGTCTGAATTTTcaattgtctgtctgtctgtgtggggtTGTCTTAGTGTTCATATCCTACACGTgttaaaagcctaaaaaaaatgttcaaagGCTCCTTTTGTTACCTGGACAACTGCTTTCCAACCAGACTGACAGAGGGAAGAAATAATAGATGAAGTGAAGGGCAAGTACTAGAAACTGAGCAGGCGTCACTAAGGAGACATAAGCACCAGACAGATTTACAAGAAATTCATGAGAAGAGTGGAAGACGAGACATTTCAACCTAAAAAGcagtaaataataaatgttgTTGATTGTATATTCCATATACAAGTAAATTAGAAAAGGTAGAATGACACCCTTTATTGTgtacaaaaaagaaagtaagatgGTTTGACTGCCACAAAATCAAAACCTTCACAGTTCAAAGCAAGTCCCCATTTGCCTTGGGTCCACTGAAGGGTAAAACcataacaataaaaaagacaaacagtttttttatctaaaacacataaaaaagacaaagctTGGCCTTTGTcataaaattaaattattaagCATTAGATCCTCTGAAGTGTTGTTCTTCCACATCACCAGGCTTACTTCTGCCTCCAATGCGTCTGAAAAACGATATGAACCCAGAGGTGCTCACTTGACCCTCTACATGATTCCGTGTCTTCCTGCCAAGCAATGAATAGACTCCGGTTCCTTCTTCTCTCATGTTTTCTGTCCTGGATCCATAGGAGTATGACGCATGAGACATGCTTCTCTGAAACAAGTCTACCAGCCGGAAGCCAGATGCTGGAGATCGCCTGGTTTCATCCATGGAAACGGTCCTGAGGATTGGACCCTGTGAGACAGCTCTCTGACTGGGGCACTCAGGAAGAGATGCAGAACCCCCAGATGGAGATGTTAGACTGTCCCGATTGGAGGAATTGGGGAGAAAAATGCCTTCGTCACTCTCCCAGACTCCATCATCAAGGTCATCGTCACCTGGCGTTGAGGATAGCCTGCGTTGGTGTGATTGTCTGTGTCGGTGGGAGTTGTTTCTTTGGGAGCAAGTAAGAGGGCTCAGGATAGTCCATGGGGAGCCCACATCCCCATTGTTGGCAAAGAAGTAGTCTCTGGTTCTAGGCCGAGGGGAGCTTGGGGTAGCTGGTGTGTCTTGTGCTCTCTCCAACGGACGAGAAGCGCCTGAAACTCTGTCCTGATCGAGGATGCTTTTGTCGTTTTGGTAGTGAAGCACCTTTTGAGTTCTGTCACGCATCTTCTCAGCTTCTTTGTTTTCTAGTTCTGCTTTTTCCCCATCCTCTTTCTGCAGTTTGGGTTGTTTCTTCCTCTCTTGTCTAGTATGGGGCATAGCCTTAGTTTTTTCTACTGATGGAACCGCCTGAGAGCTGCGCTCAGATGGGGATCCTTGGATAGGGGGCAGTATGTTCTTCCTGCATCTGGATAGTCCTTCTGGAACAGTGGAGAGAATGCTGTGTAAAGCGGACTCCAAGCTTGAGGAGTCCCGAGTAGACTTCGgtcctgagcaagacactgtgGGGCGGCGTTTGACTGCCACACTCTCCTTCTGCTTGTGCCTCTGCTCTGCTGCCTCTCGCTCTCGGTTCTCCTACAGCCGTGTCAAGGTAGAATATATTCAAGTAAGATACAACACAGTGCAAACTAATGACACAAGGAGACAGCTCAACATTAGACCattaaatgttcctttaaagtgcCCCTAAATACAAAGCAATAGTATACTTTTCCCCCTGTGATGCAGTTTATTACACAGCACATTTAAGTATTATTGTAAATTCTTTCTATTTTTACCTGTACAGCTGTGTCAAACCGCTTGCAAAACGAATGAAAGATGGAGCAGCACTCCTCCAGTTTAAAGGTAGCTGGGTCTTCACAGAAGTACTCAGCGACAGCATCGCTCAGAGCCTTTAGCACCTGAAGAGAGGACTCCACATCAGCCAGCTTGGCCTCAGCCCTCtgagaaatgaaaacataaaagcCGGGTATAAAGCAGAGGGATCCAGTCTGTAGACTGACACAAGCTCAGTTTGTGATTTTGCTAATACATCttggtgcttttgcatgataAAAAGGTAAAAGAATGAGGGGAAACATTACCAGGAAAAATGTCTCCATTTGTTGTAAGAGGCCAGGCTGTTTGCTGCTGAACAATTTCACTTCCTTGACCTTCTTGGCTTCCCTCTCAAAGTCTGCGATGACCTCCTCTTTGCAAATTCTGTGTTGGCAAGCAACATTTACACATTGACATGACGTATTCCAGGTAATACAAAATTGTGCATCAAACCAACCAGATTCAATATCAGATTAACACCAATATAACAACATTTAAAACTACTGTTGGTGAACAAACCACGTTCAGTTAAAAGACCAGTATGTAGGATTTAGCGCGatctattggcagaaatggaatataatattCCTAATTGTTTTCAGTGTATGTGTATAATAACCTGAAACTAAGAATCCTGTTTTTGTTAGCTTAGAATGAGCCCTTCATATCTACATAGGGAGCAAGTCCTCTTCCACAGAGCCCGCCGTGTTGCACCGCCATGTTTCTACAGCAGCCCAGAACAGACACACTAAACACTGGCTCTAGAGAGGGCCTTTCgtgtttttacatttcctgAAGGCCACGGTACACTTCTAAAAGGGAGGGGTGAGGGAAGGggtattcagttggttgcaatCTGCACCCTCACCGCTAGATGtcactaaatcctacacactggtcctttaaatcagtggttcccaacctggggtccgggcacccctcaggggggcggcaaagatcacagggggtgcgcaagtctttatctggtttgaggttgaggtaaaaaaaaatatttgcacatgttaaacaaattatgataatacactagaatatatataatgtatacaaaagtctgtataaaaactatatatttttgttctcgcttaaaattgtaggcaggctacttagtaggccaaacctccgggacctcttaacctgtgacccttgctgtcatcaggtcagctgctagctgctatcatcctcgtttttcttgccgccacggcatcactattttatgaatgaaacatggtggagaaatcagcttttcttagacataagtagggggggcgccaaggaaaaaaggtcgggaaccactgctttaaatcaccaaatacaTTGTCAGATAGCCACCTTGATCCCATCCCAATGTGTTCAAGCTGGGTGTGAAAAGTCAGCAACTCAGCATCGATGTCCTCTGCCTGCTAAAAGGTAAAGGAGGGAAAGCAATAGTGAGTAAGAGATGGGCAGGAGAATAAATCAGTTAGATAACCGTTTAGGGACAAATCATGATTGAAGGGTTTTTAATGatttcacagacattttcttCATCTCTCCCTCATCCCAGAGCTCCTCCTTACCTTGGCAACATAGTGCATGAGGTCCATGCCAGGCTTGTTGGCTTTGGTGTCTGCCAGCTTGAGTAGAGAGGTCATCCTGAAGCCAATGGCATTGGCACTGTAACCACCCTGAATAATAAATTATTTGAATGGTCCATTCATCAGTCTAATAAATGCCGAGTAAACAGCACAAAGGGCAGCTCACATGCATCAGATAGAATATATTAAACAATaagtaataaaaacataattcttaaaaagaaaaataccaaCAGCGTTCATGTAATTCCCGGCTTTTAATACCAGCCGAATGACCGAGTGGAGGTTATCACAGTCCAACAGCTCTAAggggagagaagaaaaataatcttaatatCTTAACACATATTGAAGTTGGAATTGTTAGCAGCTTTGGTGTATGCATGTGACATGTTACCATTAGCTGCTTTGGTCATGACAGCAACAGAGTTCTTCACCTCCTCCATAAGAGGAAAAAATTCCTCCCTCAGCACCATAGTTTTCAGGCGTTCCTCGTAGCTAAAGGCAAGACATACCAACACAATTTCTAATTACAGCATTATCAGTTTTATTACAAGAGATATATGGATGAGGCAAAGTTTTCAACAAATCACCAAATATAATAGCATAGGTTTCCTCAATGAACACACATTTGTATGTGTTGTATGTAAAGTCGTGGTGCATAAGTGAtagaattattaaaaaataaaaataaaaagcataaaaagcattttagcaaagattgttttctctctctctctcttaagcAAATTCATTCATTAGTTTGCTTAACATTTCTTTAACTGACATGCAAACAAAGATTTAATAAATGTTTGAGTTaccccaaaacattttttaaaagctttttggAAGACTCCAGACTCACCCCGTCACTTTGACCAGCTGCACCATAAACAGGTCAGCCTCAGGTAACAGAGAGAGGTTCCCACTGAACGACAGCAGCTGCTTCACCTGAGCACACAAACAAGACGGATTCAACAAACGGTGATGATATTTTTGTTATCATTCGCtcttaaaaaaattaagattAAAATTGGAGAAAATAAGGGAATTGGTGTGCACAAGTATCATGTAGTTATCAGGTCAGATAGGTTGACCAATCTAAAGAATTCGCAGTAATGGACATACATACTTCCAAAATGATCGcaaacagtttgttttttttaataatgaagGTACATTAGCACATTTAGGCCAATATTTGTACTCTTTCAGTTAGAGAAAATTGTAATATCTAAATATAACTCAGGAGGATACCTTGACTTACTGTAGTTTTTATGTCAAGACACTTAAATCTTCATTAGGATTATTTTATGCATATAAGTGGAAAGATGAGAAAAGACGAGTGACGCTGTTGTTACCTCACTTTCTTCTGGCAGCAGTTTACAAAGCTCTTTTAGTTTGCCTGTTCCAAATCTGAGCCAGTTCCCTTGACAAATGTCCTGCACCACCTCTGTCATTGGCCTGCAGAGGGAGACAAAAGACAACAGTAATGAAAAGGTGCTTGTGTCCTGCCACAATCAACAGGGCTTATCAAACATGATTGGTCCTGCTAATCAAACAAATTACAGaaacatgaaaaatgacttGAGACAGTTTATCCATCACATGAGCATTATGCCTTGCTTTATTTGTTTCTATGttatgttgctgtttgtggacaTTGCCGTTGCAGACTACTGGCTGATTTGAGTAAGCCCCCAAGGCGTTACATTGAAGTGGTGGGAAACCCCAGTGCACCAGTCAATACGTCACACTTTACATCAAAAGAAGTTTGCGCTGGTATTTTTTACAATGATGTAGCAAATGCCTTCAGCATCATCAAGTGCACTTGTCACCAACAAATGGAAGCAGATGGAATTTGAATTTGACTAACATGCTAAAGCCGACCTGATTACAGTACCTAGCTGTTGACACACATTGAGAGTGCATTTGGTATTCACAGTGAGAGCTGAGTGAACCTTGGACTAAAAGTGACATCATATTGATGAGGTTCAGACACAGAAACTGGCTCCAGTGCTGAAGAGACTACATCAACTGTTTACATGTTTAAGCAATGTAATGTAGGCTAACTATACTTTGTAGTATTACAATTTTGATGTCAAAAACAGGGTGGGTTTaaacaatttgaacatcaaAAAAGCACAATGGTTTTTGAGGTAAATGCATACATTGTaatacatacattatttatcAAGGGGATCTAAATATGGTTTTAAAATTGCATGCATGACTAAAACTGCAATTTacacagtatttaaaaaatgtgtatacGACCATTATCATGAAAATCATgataaaaaatgtcatcatattatattatttgctAGGCTGATATAAATGCATTTACATGCGAGAAATAGCATTcaatttgtaatttattttctacTCAAGAACCTCTGGATTAATTCTCAAACCGATCCTTCATACTTGCATACAATACATAGTGCAAGCAATAGTATTGCTCAAATTTACTTGTCACAGTTCGTTTACAACAATTCACAAAATCTCTCTGTATTTACCACATTCAAAATCATTGGACTCTGGGTACCTGACCCCCTAATTTTAAACGATCCAGCCATAACCTAAGAGACAAAACTCAGGAGGCAAAAGTGAGGTGTAAAGGAAACACTTGCCCATCACTGAGCCGAGGGCCCCAACGAGCAATTGACACAATTGACCGTGTTATTAGGTAAGCAGGGGCTCAACAAGCAATCGTGTCCCTGTTGCCTCACTAGGAACTGTATTTAAGGAAACAATTACATGAAAAGAATTACATAAGCAGCTACATTACACTGGAAATTCAACATGGATGCTGGGTGTATCCTCTCTTTCCGTCCTCTCTGTTCAGCCTCACCCACTGGGTCAGCACTTTGTTTTCCTCTCATTTAAGTATTAATATAGTGAGTCATAATTGTTCTCTATGTACTGAACGCTcttaaattatgtttaaaaaggCATTTCCATTTATTTGAATATTGTCCGCTCAGATAGAGAGCCAGCTGGTTGGGTAATGATTAGCAAAGTGGAAGTGACTAGTGTGTCAAGAGCGGTTGTTCTGACTCTATGTTTGGCATGACAGCACCCTGCTCTGACCACTGCTTGGTTCTCGTTGCGTTTGCATTTCGTGGGTTCATTCAGTAAATCATAAAAATGTTCTTCTT is drawn from Sander vitreus isolate 19-12246 chromosome 13, sanVit1, whole genome shotgun sequence and contains these coding sequences:
- the fhdc3 gene encoding FH2 domain containing 3 isoform X1 → MEGVLILKSASTPNFSSQNSPLSTDAQEDSDYQSSSPVPPPMCVMAVPPPPPPPLPPPPPPFDSRTVQRRSMKKLNWDTIPSQRVLGKQNVWTSKRPQRDLVLDIRSMEELFSHGDKQASLRNSRVMGLTSDGMGLYSQEPQVTILDSKKSMNIGIFLRHFKRPMTEVVQDICQGNWLRFGTGKLKELCKLLPEESEVKQLLSFSGNLSLLPEADLFMVQLVKVTGYEERLKTMVLREEFFPLMEEVKNSVAVMTKAANELLDCDNLHSVIRLVLKAGNYMNAGGYSANAIGFRMTSLLKLADTKANKPGMDLMHYVAKQAEDIDAELLTFHTQLEHIGMGSRICKEEVIADFEREAKKVKEVKLFSSKQPGLLQQMETFFLRAEAKLADVESSLQVLKALSDAVAEYFCEDPATFKLEECCSIFHSFCKRFDTAVQENREREAAEQRHKQKESVAVKRRPTVSCSGPKSTRDSSSLESALHSILSTVPEGLSRCRKNILPPIQGSPSERSSQAVPSVEKTKAMPHTRQERKKQPKLQKEDGEKAELENKEAEKMRDRTQKVLHYQNDKSILDQDRVSGASRPLERAQDTPATPSSPRPRTRDYFFANNGDVGSPWTILSPLTCSQRNNSHRHRQSHQRRLSSTPGDDDLDDGVWESDEGIFLPNSSNRDSLTSPSGGSASLPECPSQRAVSQGPILRTVSMDETRRSPASGFRLVDLFQRSMSHASYSYGSRTENMREEGTGVYSLLGRKTRNHVEGQVSTSGFISFFRRIGGRSKPGDVEEQHFRGSNA
- the fhdc3 gene encoding FH2 domain containing 3 isoform X2 encodes the protein MEGVLILKSASTPNFSSQNSPLSTDAQEDSDYQSSSPVPPPMCVMAVPPPPPPPLPPPPPPFDSRTVQRRSMKKLNWDTIPSQRVLGKQNVWTSKRPQRDLVLDIRSMEELFSHGDKQASLRNSRVMGLTSDGMGLYSQEPQVTILDSKKSMNIGIFLRHFKRPMTEVVQDICQGNWLRFGTGKLKELCKLLPEESEVKQLLSFSGNLSLLPEADLFMVQLVKVTGYEERLKTMVLREEFFPLMEEVKNSVAVMTKAANELLDCDNLHSVIRLVLKAGNYMNAGGYSANAIGFRMTSLLKLADTKANKPGMDLMHYVAKAEDIDAELLTFHTQLEHIGMGSRICKEEVIADFEREAKKVKEVKLFSSKQPGLLQQMETFFLRAEAKLADVESSLQVLKALSDAVAEYFCEDPATFKLEECCSIFHSFCKRFDTAVQENREREAAEQRHKQKESVAVKRRPTVSCSGPKSTRDSSSLESALHSILSTVPEGLSRCRKNILPPIQGSPSERSSQAVPSVEKTKAMPHTRQERKKQPKLQKEDGEKAELENKEAEKMRDRTQKVLHYQNDKSILDQDRVSGASRPLERAQDTPATPSSPRPRTRDYFFANNGDVGSPWTILSPLTCSQRNNSHRHRQSHQRRLSSTPGDDDLDDGVWESDEGIFLPNSSNRDSLTSPSGGSASLPECPSQRAVSQGPILRTVSMDETRRSPASGFRLVDLFQRSMSHASYSYGSRTENMREEGTGVYSLLGRKTRNHVEGQVSTSGFISFFRRIGGRSKPGDVEEQHFRGSNA